A single Corynebacterium resistens DSM 45100 DNA region contains:
- a CDS encoding ABC transporter ATP-binding protein, which translates to MLDQLKSKTDEKPLRYTDTAGTTLLVSNIHAGYLPEHDVLKGVSIRASAGSVTTLIGPNGCGKSTLLKTMSKLVVPRSGEVCINGKSIHTMRIREAARLIAMLPQHPIAPDGILVGELVARGRHPYQSWMRGQSPQDREEIAKACEATGISDLVDRKVSALSGGQRQRVWLAMALAQDTPVLLLDEPTTFLDPAHALEMLELAREQAEKGKAVVMVLHDLMLAGMYSDTLVVMKQGQIVAQGSPREALTPEVLADAYGLDAEVWNDPRGSSPVIVPRGVL; encoded by the coding sequence ATGCTTGATCAGCTCAAAAGCAAAACAGATGAAAAACCGCTGCGTTATACGGATACAGCGGGTACAACACTGCTTGTCTCCAATATCCACGCTGGATACTTGCCAGAACACGATGTGCTCAAGGGTGTCAGTATTCGCGCCTCGGCGGGGAGCGTCACCACCCTGATTGGCCCCAACGGTTGCGGGAAGTCAACGCTTCTCAAAACGATGTCCAAACTGGTAGTTCCCCGAAGCGGAGAAGTTTGCATCAATGGAAAATCCATTCATACCATGCGGATTCGTGAGGCAGCCCGATTAATCGCGATGCTTCCCCAACATCCCATCGCCCCCGACGGCATTTTGGTCGGCGAGCTCGTGGCGCGCGGGCGACATCCATATCAAAGCTGGATGCGTGGCCAATCACCTCAAGATCGGGAGGAAATCGCCAAAGCATGTGAAGCAACGGGGATAAGCGATTTAGTTGATCGCAAAGTTTCGGCACTTTCTGGAGGGCAACGCCAGCGGGTGTGGCTCGCCATGGCGCTGGCGCAGGATACACCCGTTCTTTTGCTTGATGAACCCACAACGTTTCTAGACCCTGCCCATGCCTTGGAGATGCTTGAACTAGCGCGTGAACAGGCAGAAAAGGGGAAAGCAGTGGTGATGGTACTGCACGATTTGATGTTGGCGGGAATGTATTCGGATACCCTAGTAGTGATGAAACAGGGCCAAATTGTTGCTCAAGGAAGTCCAAGGGAAGCGCTGACTCCAGAGGTGCTCGCCGATGCTTACGGGCTTGACGCCGAGGTATGGAATGACCCACGGGGTTCCAGTCCTGTAATTGTTCCTCGGGGAGTGTTGTGA
- a CDS encoding ABC transporter ATP-binding protein, giving the protein MSSTSSQKAFRTLLLMLGKHKLDLFVGLVLSILGSIVQLTQPLVVNKMLQQIGSTSITPKVALLVVLLFIGAIAGGLKTYVLTRTAERSVYVTRQQLIARLLRLPISSFNTLRTGDLVSRLGSDTTLIRAAFTGGLVDSMASIFAVVGAVVFMAVLDPILLLVVIVVLSVTVGIVIVASARIQLFTKRLQTAVGDLGADMERSLVAVRTLRALNAENEVERELVGQADRAWRQGNKVARFEGMLDPLVFVALQLCFLFVLGVGGVRVAAGNMQLGELLAFIMYLFTLAMPIGLLFGAITTIRSAMGAVERVNEVLALDVEVNSGPDISPASELEFRNVCFAYDQEEPTPTVKSLTFTIQPGSKVAIVGPSGSGKSTTLALIQRFYDPNDGQILLGGQNISEYSRTSLRRIVGFLEQEASILAGTVRENLKLGAREATDVQCWEVLRKVGLEEKFQHIKGLDTKLGERGISLSGGQRQRLALARTLLLDTPILLMDEPTSAVDSYNEKLILSTISEQCHGRTIVMVAHRLSTVIDADQILVMNQGSIVSSGTHSELMDNCPLYRDLAKRQSLA; this is encoded by the coding sequence ATGTCATCAACCTCTTCGCAAAAAGCGTTTCGAACTTTGTTACTTATGCTGGGAAAGCATAAATTGGATTTGTTCGTTGGCCTGGTATTATCAATTCTCGGCTCCATCGTCCAGTTGACCCAACCACTGGTCGTAAACAAAATGCTTCAGCAGATCGGAAGTACTTCAATAACGCCGAAAGTCGCACTGTTGGTAGTGCTGCTCTTTATCGGTGCGATTGCTGGAGGGTTGAAAACCTACGTATTAACGCGCACCGCTGAGAGATCTGTTTATGTAACACGTCAACAGTTGATTGCGCGATTACTGCGACTACCAATTTCTTCGTTCAATACCTTGCGTACAGGAGACTTGGTAAGTCGTTTGGGGTCAGACACCACGCTAATTCGAGCTGCGTTTACGGGGGGCTTGGTGGATTCGATGGCCAGTATCTTCGCGGTGGTTGGTGCAGTTGTCTTCATGGCTGTGTTGGACCCGATTCTTCTTCTAGTAGTGATAGTTGTACTGTCAGTGACTGTCGGAATCGTGATTGTGGCATCGGCCAGAATCCAACTTTTCACGAAGCGCTTACAAACTGCTGTAGGTGATTTGGGGGCAGATATGGAACGTTCACTGGTAGCTGTACGAACCTTGCGAGCGTTAAATGCGGAGAATGAAGTTGAGCGTGAGCTAGTCGGGCAGGCAGATCGGGCATGGCGCCAAGGGAATAAAGTTGCACGATTTGAGGGGATGCTCGATCCACTTGTATTTGTGGCTTTACAACTGTGTTTCCTCTTTGTGCTGGGAGTGGGGGGAGTACGGGTGGCCGCAGGGAACATGCAGCTGGGTGAATTACTGGCTTTTATTATGTATCTGTTCACTCTCGCCATGCCGATAGGGTTGTTGTTCGGTGCGATCACCACCATCCGTTCGGCTATGGGAGCAGTGGAGAGAGTTAATGAAGTGTTGGCATTAGATGTGGAGGTTAATTCTGGACCTGATATTTCTCCGGCTTCAGAACTAGAGTTTCGCAACGTGTGCTTCGCCTATGATCAAGAGGAACCTACACCTACCGTAAAGTCTCTCACCTTTACTATTCAGCCGGGTAGTAAAGTAGCGATTGTGGGGCCAAGTGGTTCTGGGAAGTCTACTACTTTAGCCCTGATTCAACGATTTTATGACCCTAATGATGGGCAGATCTTGTTGGGTGGGCAGAATATTAGTGAGTATAGTCGTACCTCTCTTCGCAGGATTGTTGGTTTTCTGGAACAAGAAGCATCGATTCTTGCCGGCACTGTGCGGGAGAATTTAAAGCTTGGTGCTCGAGAAGCTACCGATGTTCAGTGCTGGGAAGTCCTTCGTAAGGTAGGGTTAGAGGAAAAGTTTCAGCATATTAAGGGTTTGGATACGAAGTTGGGGGAGCGAGGCATTAGTTTGTCTGGAGGGCAACGTCAGCGGCTAGCTCTAGCTAGGACACTTCTGCTTGATACTCCTATTCTGCTTATGGACGAGCCTACGAGTGCTGTAGATTCTTACAATGAAAAGCTCATTTTGAGTACTATCTCAGAACAATGTCACGGTCGCACGATTGTGATGGTTGCGCACCGACTGTCAACAGTAATAGATGCCGACCAAATTCTGGTAATGAATCAGGGAAGTATCGTGTCGAGTGGAACGCATTCAGAGTTGATGGATAACTGTCCACTATATCGCGACCTTGCTAAAAGACAATCATTAGCTTGA
- a CDS encoding FecCD family ABC transporter permease has protein sequence MTSIVQDLQEQKRRRAKKVIAATLLFLIIALAAYLVLLGQGAVKMSPIRVLEVLNGGGTAREIAVVWDLRLPVALATVIVGAALGIAGSWTQTMARNPLASPDILGVASGASVMVVLGTVTLRPEWSENVPDFWWRAGLAIVGAVAVIAVLTFLGGVGTNDKIVLIGFALSLMLQAAVSYLLLKGRILQAAQAQMWLAGSTGFVRMDAVCLLLASLAPFLILGLWVSRDLPLLAHDDISASMLGVNVQRVRTVLLYAATGVAAVVVSVVGPIGFVALLAPHLGKIVARSGTASPLVSAAAGSALLGVCAVIAGFIPSNAPVGAVSSAIGGIALIGLVMGKSRKGIGHA, from the coding sequence ATGACGTCCATTGTCCAAGATCTCCAGGAGCAGAAACGTCGTCGAGCAAAGAAGGTCATAGCGGCCACGCTGTTGTTCCTCATCATTGCCCTCGCCGCATACCTCGTTTTGCTGGGGCAAGGTGCAGTCAAAATGAGCCCTATCAGGGTCCTCGAAGTTTTAAATGGGGGCGGCACAGCCCGTGAGATAGCGGTGGTGTGGGATTTACGTCTACCCGTGGCGCTAGCCACTGTCATTGTCGGTGCAGCTTTAGGTATTGCCGGATCGTGGACTCAGACCATGGCGCGCAATCCACTGGCATCACCTGACATTCTCGGCGTTGCCTCTGGCGCATCCGTCATGGTTGTTTTGGGAACAGTGACTCTCAGGCCGGAGTGGTCGGAAAATGTGCCAGATTTCTGGTGGCGAGCCGGACTAGCAATAGTTGGGGCTGTTGCAGTAATCGCCGTTCTCACTTTCCTAGGTGGTGTGGGCACGAACGACAAAATTGTCTTGATCGGGTTCGCCCTTTCACTAATGCTCCAGGCAGCTGTGAGTTACCTGCTCCTCAAAGGCAGAATCCTTCAAGCTGCTCAGGCACAGATGTGGTTAGCAGGTTCAACAGGTTTTGTGCGCATGGATGCTGTTTGCCTGTTGCTTGCTAGCTTGGCACCTTTCCTCATTTTGGGGTTGTGGGTTTCAAGAGACCTGCCTTTGCTTGCTCACGATGACATTTCGGCGTCGATGCTGGGGGTAAACGTCCAAAGAGTACGAACAGTTTTGCTGTATGCGGCAACCGGAGTGGCTGCCGTAGTTGTTTCCGTTGTAGGGCCGATCGGCTTCGTTGCCCTCCTTGCACCTCATCTGGGAAAAATCGTGGCTCGCAGCGGCACGGCATCACCATTGGTTTCAGCAGCTGCGGGTTCCGCCCTCTTGGGAGTATGTGCGGTCATCGCTGGGTTCATCCCCTCCAACGCGCCGGTGGGCGCGGTTTCCTCGGCCATCGGTGGGATAGCGCTCATTGGATTGGTGATGGGCAAAAGTAGAAAAGGAATAGGGCATGCTTGA